One Gadus chalcogrammus isolate NIFS_2021 chromosome 7, NIFS_Gcha_1.0, whole genome shotgun sequence genomic window, GGCTGGGGGAAAACCCATCCAACCATTCAGGTATTACATCGCAAGTTAGTGAGGTTATCGCTGGGCTCGTATTGCGAGGTCCGCATGCACTGGATAACTGAACCCCCCTACCAACTAGCATTCAGAAAGTCAAACCCAGTTTATTGTACTCTGCATCCTGCGTGTTTATGCATAGACCAAGCTTTTTGAATGATGACGTCAACCACAAAGCCCTGGTTCGGGACAGGACGATGCCCAACACCAGTATAgtcttttgtgtgtatgtgtgtatattttcaTACACATACCCTGTAGAATACAATTAAATAGAATCAAATGTGTGCCAAAGAGGAGCACTGCCCTTTGGCTTGTGAGCTTCAAGGATCATGTCGAAGCCTGTCTGACCTTGCAGCTACAAAGCCTGAGGAGCAACAACCCACCCTGACACATTGTGACAACAGTGTTTGACGATATTCATAGTTTTACCTTTGTAATTACAGACAGTACGGCCACCTTTGATCTGATAGTGGATGTAAAGTAGAGACCTTTGAGACACAACGCCAAGTGTCTAAGGTGGTCACtgaaaacagaacaaaaacactGAAGAACTTCGAAACGCGAGGAGAATGTCGGCCCTCAGCTGTACATATTTGTATTCTACTTTGATGTATTCAacagttattatatatatatatatatatgtatatacacatatatatatatatatattaaacacacacacacactcacttggaACAagccaacaaaaaaacaatccttTATACTCATAGTATAAGGCATTTATACACAAGTGTTGacttgtgtatatgcacaagtCTTACGTACACAAGTGTCCACGTGTGTACACAGACCCGGTGAAATATAGGCCCCCATGACGTCTGTACAGCCTAAATGTGCATATGTGGACTTTCTATACGCTCTTGCGGTGCTTAAAGTGTACTGCGAGTCCTCGCGTTGAATGTGCGTACATACTCCTGACTACTCACTCTCACGTACAGTACACCCAGCGAAACATGTAAGGATACCACTTATAGAATATATCGAGTGTTACTAAATATGGTTTTTAATTTCTTGGTACGCTATAGGTGATGTGCAAGGCTGACATCTTCTACATGGCTTTGCAAACGTTGTTTGAAGGTGTCCCGACATAAGAGGGTCCACCACATCAGTGCTAGCATTCAGCGGAATCTATTTCCACTAAAACTAAAAATAtcatgaaattaaaaaaaaaaagaaaaagaaaattataatctacaaaaacaaacagggtTGAATAGAATACAACTGACAGACACCTGGTGTCTAACAGTCCCAACAGGGTTGCACGGTTGAAATGCAACCTTATTCGCAAACAGAAAGGCAAACTAATTATGAAATGTTGTTCCCATTAAATAACTGGGAAGTTATGGTTGAGCTAAGTAGGGCCTATTtacaaaacataacaaaacagaTCTATGAAAACGTCAGCATTCAAAGTAATATTTACATTCTCACTGCTGAAGGAACTGACTGGCCGCTATAAGCTTTTTGTTCAGTTTTCAGAACCAAAGAACATATATACAGACACCAACATGTTAAGAAGCCACAACTATACAAGAGAGGACCTGTACAATGTGCCAGTGTTTGGATTTGAAGAGTGCTGAACATATACAACAAAGACAATCCACAATCCAGCtggctaaaaaaataaaataaaataaaaacaaacagtcTAACgttgacacaaaaaaaaaaaaacggttacaAAACGCAAAAAACACATGAAGTCGGCCCTTCAGTTTCACTGCTTGTTCCTGGTGCCTAGCCCGGCTCTGATCCCCACGGAGGCAATACGTGATGTTATCACTGTGAGCAAGAGACATAGCAGTTgaacagagatacagagaatgacagagagagagaagagagagagcgagagcaaaagagagagagagagagagagagagagagagagagagagagagagagagagagagagagagagagagaaagacattaaCAACTGAAGACTCATACCAGGGGGCAGAATTGTCGTACAAATGGGATGATTATCGTACATCTAGAAACGCCCTGTACAACAGTGTTTGATGTGGTGCCTGGAGATTAATCTTTAAAAAATGTGATTACTCTTTTAAGGCTTAAGAGAAGAAGTAGTTTTAGGGGCTGGACTAAATGTCACTATCATTGGTGGGGTGAAATTGTTATCCTTGCCATCGGTGGGCGCGAGCGATGCATTCACAGAAGCGCAGGTGGTGTGCTTGTGAGATGAATGGAGCGTGGGATGGTTAAGGGGAGATCACGTTGTCTCTAAGTGGAACTCGACGAGTTCTGAGGCTGGCTGCTTACatcagggggagagggggctgcAGGTGGTTCTACCAGTGGGGGGTCACGTAGCTGTACCCAGGGGCCCCCTGGGGCCGGTAGGTTGGCATGGTTACCGACTGGGCTCCCATGTGCTGAGTGGACTGGGGTGTGGTCAGCAGGGTGCCTgcggacggagagagacagttgAGAACCATGTCACTGCTGGATGGTTAAGGACTGCATGCATGAACTCTAGTGACTTGGGTTCAGCGATGGGTGATGGCTGTCTGCGACATTATAACAATGAGACAGGGAACAACATCAGTGGATTTGGTGATTGGCTCCAAGGCTCCCTCAGGCATTTCACAAGAGAGATAATTATATTGAATGATTGCTGTTGTGTGGCTTCTAGTGAGGGAAATCACCTCAGACATAGTGAGTTTGGGGAGAAAGTGAACCTGAAAGTGAGCCCGAACAAGATGTTGTGCGACCAAATTCCTTCATAATTTCCTCAGGGGGATGAATTATAAGTCTAAAACCTAAACTTGGGGTAGTGATCAATGGCAAACTCTGATGTCTTGCGGAAGCTCACCTGTGGACATGGCCATGGTGGTGCCGCTAACCATGCCCATTGGCAAGGCACCGGAGCGGGGGGCGGGTgcgggggatggggagggggctcCGGTGGGGACCTGCGtggggtagagggtggaggggaggctGTTGGGCTGCACCACCGTGGTGTGGTGGATGACGTGGGGCTGGGCCGCCGCGTAGACCGGCTGCGTGTAGTACGCCCCCTGCTGGGGTTTGGGAGAGACGACCGGGAGGGTTGGTTGGTTGCATAATCATAACCATAATAACagtggtgagtgggaggggagaggggatagAAGGCTGTGGAGGAAGGGAGTGGGGGACGGCACACTCAATCTGGAGGGCGAAAGAcagaggaaaagagaaagaaagagaacgagggagagagagagagagagagagagagagagagagagagagagagagagggggggaggagagagagagagagagaggagagagggagggagggagagagagagagagggacagagagagagagagagagagagagagagagagagagagaggggagagagagagagggggggagagagagagagagagtgggagagagggagacagcgagagagaaagagagagagcgagagagagagagagagagagagagagagagagagggggagagagagagagagagagagagagagagagagagagagagagagagagaaagagagagagagagagagagagagagagagagagagagggacagagagagagagagcgggagagagagagagagggacagagagagagagaacgagggagagaaagagagagagggagagagagagagggggggagagagagagagagagagtggaagagagggaggcagcgagagagaaagagagagcgagagagagagagagagggggagagagagagagagagagagagagagaagagagagagagagagagagagagagaaagaaagagaacgagggagagaaagagagagagaaagaaagagaacgagggagagaaagagagagagggagagaaagagagagggagagagagagagagagggggggagagagagagagagagagagacagcgagagagcgagagagagagagagggggggaagagagagagagagagagagagagagagaggagaagagagagagagaggaatgagagagaagagagagagagagagagagagacgagagagagagagagagaaaaagagggagagggagagagagagagagagagagggagagagggagagagagagagagggagagaaagagagaaagagaaagaaagagaacgagggagagagagaaagaaagagaacgagggagagaaagagagagagagagagagagagagagagagagagagagagagagagagaaagagagggagagacccatacagccagacagagataggagacaaagacagagaaaacATACGTAGAGCATCACAATAAGTATTTCTGTCACGGGGACACGTCCCTCTGTGTGTTCCGTGCCTTTCCTTTGCATCACCGTGATCCCGACATGGTACGTACACAGTGTCACTCCTTACCTGGGCGTAGAGGTTCTGCTGGGGGTAGATACTCCTGATGGGGTACATCTGGTAGGGGTTGGCAGACGGGGAGTAAGGTGGAGGTGCCCCGGTCGACTGCATGGGGTTCACCTTGTACGGGGTACCTGCTGTGTAccctgttggagagagagagagaaagggagagagactaaGGGGATTGCTTCACACCGTCTATGTGGCCGCGGTGGACGGCCGTCAGCGTGAGATGTCGTGCTTGCATTGTGAACAAACCTTTGCTTTAGGGCGAGAGGTGGGTGCCAAATAAGTGTCCACTATCTGGGAATCTGGTCAATTAGTTGCAGTCCGGTTAATTTAAAAGCAGTTATGTATCTGATAAGGATCTAAAGTGAGAAACTAATTCTTCTTCAGGCATCATAGGTTTCAAGCAGGTAAGTAGGAAAACAAATTAGAAAGATTTCTTTTTGCTTTTGTCACCTGAGGTAAATAGACGTGGAAGGACGACATTGTCTCCTGGGATTGTGTGCCACAATGTCAAAAGTGATCcttttgttgtttattattggtcgaaTTTGTGGGGCATTTCAGAATTGACTGACATGATATTTCATGTCTGAAAGAAAGCATCTACATGAATATATACACACGTGTATACAAGCAAAGACAAAATGCAGAGAGCAATACTATAGTATGGGGTCAAGGTGTTCCGTCCAGATATGTAAACAAGCAATGCAATATGCTGCAACCTCCATCTCTGAACCAGCTCAGATATGGATAAATAAATCACAGAGTTACTTTTTGGGACCATGGTGTATATACAGAGATTGTGCAACGCAAATAGTTTTCTTTGGCTTCTGAATTTCATGACGCTGAAAATGTACCATTCGTATGCGCAATTGGCTGACaaacatactcatacacacatgtgttcacacggacacgcaaacacagacacccgaATCATATGAAATGCTTGAGCAATAAGATGCTTGTGTGAATACAAcgccactgtgtgtctgtgtgtgaggtttTTCATATTGATGATTAATGCTGCCATTCCTTTTTTTCAAGAATTTGCTCAGTGTGGATGCCTGATGCCATTTTAAAGAGCAACACAAAAATCTAACCGCAACAGCAGCCCCACCTCTGGTACAAAACGTGTTACTGCAACCGctgtttctgattggttgagatTTGTGCCAATGGCCAAGGGTGCCAACCTAGCATTCCTtcgagccaatcagaaacagcaacagcaacaagcCGTGGTTGCTGAAGACTCTGTGGTTGGATTCAGTGTACAGAATGAcaatgggagagagacatataggaggacggaagagagagagacagaaatgagtgaaacagagagagtaagaaagcaagagaaagaaagatagtagcgagaaagaaagatagaaagaaaaaaaagggagaaagacagaaacaaagaagataaagaaagaaagtaaaacagaaacaaatagaggacaaagaaagacagagagatagagcgagcaTGAGATACACTGTGTGTAATTGGCAGATATTTACTGAAGGCTGTGGCCGAGGCCTGGTACTGTCGGCCATCAGAGCCTGCGTCCAGGGCCGGGTCATAGGGACCCTCTTGGGCCCCCGCCATCTCCATAGACGCCTGGGGCCAGCCCTGCTTCAGCAGCAGcactgtcccacacacacagagatacatgttatacacacacacaagagattttatacacacacacaaacacacacacacacacacacacacacacacacacacaggcaatcaCAGATACAAAGATAGATGTTATacagagaaagaaaatattgatgtcacacacacattcacatgcaaacacacacacattcacactgagACACATTCACTCTGAACATGCACATCCACACTAATaaatctcactcacacacacacacacacacacacacacacacacacacacacacacacacacacacacacacacagacacacacacaggcacgagTGGGCCATAAAGATGCATTTTGTTGAATGGCAGTAATTGAACTTCCATTAAATTGTTATAGAGTTAGATGAGATTATCAAGTTTTTTTTACTATAATTTAATAGGATATTACAGCCAAGTCAAACATGTAACATGGTAAAGAGATATGGTATACTAACACCACCATGTcaaacagtagtagtagtagtagaagtagtagtagtagtaatacacaacacaataaGGGGGTTCAGGATCAGATCCTAAGAAGACATTCATAAGAGTTTCATTCTTACGATATGCTTTATATTTCTGTGATAAATACTGTCTTCAAGAGGTAGTCAAACACAACACTTTCGAATCAACACATTTTGCCATAAAGCCCGGACTCTTACAGACACAGCTGTCCATCTCAGCCAGTACTGTACTCAACCACAACCACTGCTTAGGTATT contains:
- the LOC130385695 gene encoding protein FAM168A-like isoform X1 translates to MRMANGLHTDQISFFYQPEIAQNPKSKGRVPSIMNPVYSPLQPGNPYGNPKNITYAGYPTGYSAAAVPQAYAHSVYHTGNAAFPQVLLLKQGWPQASMEMAGAQEGPYDPALDAGSDGRQYQASATAFRYTAGTPYKVNPMQSTGAPPPYSPSANPYQMYPIRSIYPQQNLYAQQGAYYTQPVYAAAQPHVIHHTTVVQPNSLPSTLYPTQVPTGAPSPSPAPAPRSGALPMGMVSGTTMAMSTGTLLTTPQSTQHMGAQSVTMPTYRPQGAPGYSYVTPHW
- the LOC130385695 gene encoding myelin-associated neurite-outgrowth inhibitor-like isoform X2 — encoded protein: MRMANGLHTDQISFFYQPEIAQNPKSKGRVPSIMNPVYSPLQPGNPYGNPKNITYAGYPTGYSAAAVPQAYAHSVYHTGNAAFPQGYTAGTPYKVNPMQSTGAPPPYSPSANPYQMYPIRSIYPQQNLYAQQGAYYTQPVYAAAQPHVIHHTTVVQPNSLPSTLYPTQVPTGAPSPSPAPAPRSGALPMGMVSGTTMAMSTGTLLTTPQSTQHMGAQSVTMPTYRPQGAPGYSYVTPHW